The genomic stretch CGAAGACCTAAATTATCTTGGTGCCTTTGTCCTTCCGCGAATTTGTTCATTACAGGAGATCTTCCACCCGTTGAAGCACTTTTTAGAAATGATGCGCATGTTACCATTGGCACAGATAGTCTGGCGTCTAATCAAAAGCTATCAGTGCTAAACGAACTTAAAATAATCAGTAAGAATTTCCCAATGGTTCCCTTTGCAACGTTGGTGAAATGGTCCACGCTAAACGGTGCAGAGTTTCTTGGGGTTGCCAATCGCTTTGGAAAAATAAAACCCGGAATGAATCCCGGGTTAGTAAGTTTGCATGGACTGAATCACGATGAACTTGTTTTGCATGAACAGGTCACTTGTAAAAGAGTAGCCTGATTACCAATCGTCAGTTTTTGCAGAAGGTGCTGTGGAAATACTTTTCTCAAGACTCTTTAATACCTCAACGGCAGTGCTGTTCACCTGTTGCAAATAATAGTCAAACTTCGGTTCATAGGAAGCTTTGGTTTTATCCATCCATCGCTCACAAGCGTAATACGACTGCTGTTTCCAGTTAAAATCCGTGAGTTCGTAACGGTAACGCCCTTCCTTAAATTGCAAGGTGAGGGTATACATCACGTTGCCGGCATCAGTAGCTAATCCTTTTTTGTCGGCAGGATTCATTACTTTGAATCGCGCTTTACAAACCATTTTTCCGGCTGTAGAATCCTTTTCTCTTATAACATCCGTTGGGTTTTTGTAAAAAGTATTTGCCCATAGCAATGCGCGTTCGTAAAGAGTTCCAGGAGTAGTGCCCTTCACTTCAATAACTCCGGTATAATTAATTTTCTCACCCTTTTCATCCATGGGCAGCTTAGGTGCCTGATTGACTTCTTGTGATGAGGCAAGAAAAGGTAGAAAAATGGTAAATGCAATGAAGGTGGATTTAAATATTTTCATTTTTGGGAAGACATTAGTGTAAGTGAAGCAACTCAACCTCCATTCAGCGGGACTTTTATGCGGGTGCCGCTTCGAAGATTTTTACTGTTGTTGATATTGTTTAGTTTTTTGATCTTGTTAATGTCAGACTGGTACCGTTGTGCGATATTCCAAAGGGTGTCACCGGGCTGCACGGTATGGTAGATGAATTTTGATTTAGGCAGTGGAGTTTGTGTTTCCGAAGTGACCTTTTTTATTTCATGATCTTTTTTGTTGACCGTATCGGTTTTTACCTTTACATCTTTATGCGATGTATGATCACTTTGCGTTTCAGTTTCACACTCATCCGTGGTGTCTTGCGAAGGTTGCATATCTGCAATGGATTCTTCCGGGTCAACAACAAGCTTAATGGGAATTCGTTTTTTTACTGTGGAGTACACATAAATTCTCTGCCCTTTGCGAATAACAGTACCACGTAAACCGTTCCATTTCTTCAGTTCATTTACACTTACATTGTAGCGTTCGGCAATCTTCCCGAGACTTTCACCACTACGCACGGTATGTGGCTTCTTTATTTTTTGAGTAACCGTTTTATAGGTGTAAGCGTAATTTTCATCACTACTGTTCTCCGGAATTTTTTGTTCTATATTCGGTTCTATGCGTGCGATACCCTGATTAACACTATCTAGAAAAGCCCTGGCTATCTGGGTATCCGGTACGCTTTCACCCAGTCGCCCAAGTTTAATGGATTCGTAATAAGTGTTCATCATAGAGGCCACTATTCCATTTCGAATCCATGGACTCTTGCAACCAAATACAATACTGATCAAACGATGTTCTCCCCTTTTAGCAGTAGCCGCTAAACAAAAACCGGCCGCTTTGGTGTAACCCGTTTTAAGTCCATCTACTTCTAATCCATAAGTGATTACGAGTCCATTATGGTTTCGGAAGTTAATATTTCCTTTCCCATTGTAAATATTAGCGTAGGGGATAGAGGATATATCAACCAATTTAGGATGTTTCAAAAGTTCAAGTGATAAGATAAGTTGGTCTCTGGGGGAACTGCTATTATCCAATTCACGAATAATCGCAGGCAAACCGGAAGGATTCGAATATTGGGTTTTTGTCATTCCCAATTCCATTGACCGACGGTTCATTCTTTCTACGAAAGTTTGTAAATCACCGGAACAATGTTTGGCTATCCATACAGTACTCTCATTGTGAGAAGCAACAAGAGCCATCTTCAATAAATCATCAAGGGTATATCGCTCCTCAACGGTGTATGTAGTATATCTTCTTCGGCGGATTTTTTTCCTATATGTACGGGTAACGGTGATATGGTCGTCTAAACAAACCGTTCCGGCATTAATATCTTCTATTGCCAACAAACAAACCATCATTTTCGTCAGGGAAGCGATAGGGTAGGCATAATCCATATCTTTTTCCCAAACTACTTTACCCCGTTCCACATCGTACAATAAACCCGCACGGATTTCCCTTTCGTTAGCAACCAGGCCTGTAATGGTATCCAGTGGAAATGAAAATGTCGGAATATGAGGTAATGTATCCGGACCGTTTGCAGAACTTGTAAAGCCTGAAAGTAGAAATCCACAGCAGAACATAACAACGTATTTGTTAAGTGAAGCTTTTCGATTTCCTTTCTTCTGCAATCTCATGCTATGCAATGATAGTTTTTTCGGGGACTTCATTCTGTCTCCTATCTCCTGACTATAAACAATTCCATGTTAATTTTATTGTACGAACATTCCGGCGCAGTGTTTCATCCTCTGGTCTCCTCATTCCATTCAGATTCTCTCCCCTTTTAACAAAAATAATAAAGGATGGGCCAAAAGTGGTCAAATTTATGACCAATCATCTCAGTTTTTACGTCAGATTTCCTTTAGAACAGCCTCTGCCACTATCAAATCCGATGGAAATGTAATTTTAATGTTACTCTCCTCCCCGGCTTCAAGATGAACTTTGTGTCCTGCGGCTTCAAAAAGGGAAGCTTCATCCGTAAAGTGTTCGAAATCGGGAAGTTTGAATGCATTTTTTAATTTTTCAATATCAAAAACCTGCGGTGTTTGAACCGATCTGTAATGCTCTCTGGGGACAGTTTTACT from Bacteroidota bacterium encodes the following:
- a CDS encoding DUF4468 domain-containing protein, whose amino-acid sequence is MKIFKSTFIAFTIFLPFLASSQEVNQAPKLPMDEKGEKINYTGVIEVKGTTPGTLYERALLWANTFYKNPTDVIREKDSTAGKMVCKARFKVMNPADKKGLATDAGNVMYTLTLQFKEGRYRYELTDFNWKQQSYYACERWMDKTKASYEPKFDYYLQQVNSTAVEVLKSLEKSISTAPSAKTDDW
- a CDS encoding LysM peptidoglycan-binding domain-containing protein, with protein sequence MRLQKKGNRKASLNKYVVMFCCGFLLSGFTSSANGPDTLPHIPTFSFPLDTITGLVANEREIRAGLLYDVERGKVVWEKDMDYAYPIASLTKMMVCLLAIEDINAGTVCLDDHITVTRTYRKKIRRRRYTTYTVEERYTLDDLLKMALVASHNESTVWIAKHCSGDLQTFVERMNRRSMELGMTKTQYSNPSGLPAIIRELDNSSSPRDQLILSLELLKHPKLVDISSIPYANIYNGKGNINFRNHNGLVITYGLEVDGLKTGYTKAAGFCLAATAKRGEHRLISIVFGCKSPWIRNGIVASMMNTYYESIKLGRLGESVPDTQIARAFLDSVNQGIARIEPNIEQKIPENSSDENYAYTYKTVTQKIKKPHTVRSGESLGKIAERYNVSVNELKKWNGLRGTVIRKGQRIYVYSTVKKRIPIKLVVDPEESIADMQPSQDTTDECETETQSDHTSHKDVKVKTDTVNKKDHEIKKVTSETQTPLPKSKFIYHTVQPGDTLWNIAQRYQSDINKIKKLNNINNSKNLRSGTRIKVPLNGG